The following proteins are co-located in the Microbacterium immunditiarum genome:
- the metG gene encoding methionine--tRNA ligase: protein MTSGRPSFYITTPIYYPSDVPHIGHGYTTVAVDTLARWHRQSGDDTWMLTGTDEHGQKMLRAASANGVTPQQWVDKLVAESWFPLLEELDVANDDFIRTTQERHERNVQVFFQALYDRGYIYAGEYEALYCVGCEEFKPETEIVDGTGPFEGLKVCVIHSKPLELLQEKNYFFKLSEFQDRLLELYKTDFIRPETARNEVVSFVKQGLKDLSISRSTFDWGIKVPWDESHVIYVWVDALLNYATAVGYGSDPEQFARRWPAYHVVGKDILRFHAVIWPAMLMAAGVDVPKGVYAHGWLLVGGEKMSKSKLTGIAPTEITSVFGSDAYRYYFLSAIPFGHDGSFSWEDLSARYQAELANGFGNLASRTTAMIERYCEGFVPPADAYAEGDLHIQKTVADAAAAADAAIERFRIDEAIASIWTIVDALNLYITENEPWALAKDEANRARLGTVLYTAAEGLRALAVLLSPVMPKATEKLWVALGADQALGRLGEQPIREAGSWGLLPAGASVNALAPLFPRVEQSQ from the coding sequence GTGACTTCCGGCCGCCCGTCCTTCTACATCACGACGCCGATCTACTACCCGAGCGACGTGCCGCACATCGGCCACGGCTACACGACCGTGGCCGTCGACACGCTGGCGCGCTGGCACCGTCAGTCGGGCGACGACACGTGGATGCTCACGGGAACCGACGAACACGGCCAGAAGATGCTGCGCGCGGCATCCGCCAACGGCGTGACGCCGCAGCAATGGGTCGACAAGCTCGTGGCCGAGTCGTGGTTCCCGCTGCTGGAGGAGCTCGATGTCGCGAACGACGACTTCATCCGCACGACGCAGGAGCGCCACGAGCGCAACGTGCAGGTGTTCTTCCAGGCGCTGTACGACCGCGGGTACATCTACGCGGGTGAGTACGAGGCGCTGTACTGCGTCGGCTGCGAGGAGTTCAAGCCTGAGACCGAGATCGTCGACGGCACCGGTCCGTTCGAGGGGCTCAAGGTCTGCGTGATCCACTCGAAGCCGCTCGAGCTGCTGCAGGAGAAGAACTACTTCTTCAAGCTGAGCGAGTTCCAGGACCGCCTGCTCGAGCTCTACAAGACCGACTTCATCCGGCCCGAGACCGCCCGCAACGAGGTCGTCTCGTTCGTCAAGCAGGGCCTGAAGGACCTGTCGATCTCGCGCTCGACGTTCGACTGGGGCATCAAGGTGCCGTGGGACGAGTCGCACGTCATCTACGTGTGGGTCGACGCGCTGCTCAACTACGCGACCGCCGTCGGCTACGGCTCCGATCCCGAGCAGTTCGCGCGCCGCTGGCCCGCGTACCACGTCGTCGGGAAGGACATCCTGCGCTTCCACGCGGTCATCTGGCCCGCGATGCTCATGGCCGCGGGCGTCGACGTGCCCAAGGGCGTCTACGCGCACGGGTGGCTGCTGGTCGGCGGCGAGAAGATGTCGAAGTCGAAGCTCACCGGCATCGCCCCGACCGAGATCACGAGCGTGTTCGGCTCGGACGCCTACCGGTATTACTTCCTGTCGGCGATCCCGTTCGGGCACGACGGCTCGTTCTCGTGGGAGGACCTGTCCGCCCGCTACCAGGCCGAGCTCGCGAACGGCTTCGGAAACCTCGCGTCCCGCACGACCGCGATGATCGAGCGCTACTGCGAGGGTTTCGTTCCGCCGGCCGACGCGTACGCAGAGGGCGACCTGCACATCCAGAAGACGGTGGCGGATGCGGCCGCCGCCGCCGACGCGGCGATCGAGCGGTTCCGCATCGACGAGGCCATCGCCTCGATCTGGACGATCGTCGACGCGCTCAACCTCTACATCACCGAGAACGAGCCGTGGGCGCTCGCGAAGGACGAGGCCAATCGCGCGCGCCTCGGCACCGTGCTGTACACCGCCGCCGAGGGCCTTCGTGCGCTCGCGGTGCTGCTGTCGCCCGTGATGCCGAAGGCCACCGAGAAGCTGTGGGTCGCGCTCGGCGCCGACCAGGCGCTCGGCCGCCTCGGCGAGCAGCCGATCCGCGAGGCCGGGTCGTGGGGGCTCCTCCCGGCCGGCGCGTCGGTCAACGCTCTCGCACCGCTGTTCCCCCGTGTAGAGCAGAGCCAGTGA